The following are from one region of the Hymenobacter sp. YIM 151858-1 genome:
- a CDS encoding ArnT family glycosyltransferase, protein MRLLALSPRRWVVPLFFAGVLALGAALHRDYGVSWDEWTDRLNGMVNAKYVAERLAPELARRQENYHRIPDLRTFVEHDHGATFELPVVVLTKLAGAEDQQQIYQLRHLLTFLLYWVGMLAFYGLARLRFRDWRLALLGSALLWLTPRLFAESFYNAKDAAFLALFTLAMFALARLMRRPTLGRGLLHGVATGAAIALRVNGVLLVPLTLAGVLLAAWATPRARRQRLLSMGAWLLTAAGATVLFWPYLWESPVAHFVTAFRNLSRFSRWDGQVLYFSHFVRGTELPWHYAPVWILITTPVAYTLTFALGAGAWLRRYLPHLGRVLRTYAGWLDLLTWAWLLGPLVAVVLFRSVLYDGWRHLYFVYPAFLLLALQGVRALQLAHRQWQRRLVRRVALVGAGLLALGAAEPLARIVLDHPHQQVYFSLLPGRVVEQQFERDYWGLSYRKGLEWILAHDTAARIPVCARPLDPVYVNTLILSGADRQRLVLARDHQQARYFLTNYRNHPQPWPAEYGREVYAVWADGIKILSVLQRPVPRQ, encoded by the coding sequence GTGCGCCTTTTAGCCCTTAGCCCCCGCCGCTGGGTGGTGCCGCTGTTCTTTGCGGGCGTGCTGGCCCTGGGTGCCGCCCTGCACCGCGACTACGGCGTATCGTGGGATGAATGGACGGACCGGCTCAACGGCATGGTAAACGCCAAATACGTGGCCGAGCGCCTGGCCCCGGAGCTGGCCCGACGGCAGGAGAACTACCACCGCATTCCGGATTTGCGCACGTTTGTGGAGCACGACCACGGCGCTACGTTCGAGTTGCCGGTGGTGGTGCTTACCAAGCTGGCGGGCGCCGAAGACCAGCAGCAGATTTATCAGCTGCGCCACCTGCTCACGTTTTTGCTGTACTGGGTGGGCATGCTGGCGTTTTACGGCTTGGCGCGCCTGCGCTTCCGCGACTGGCGCCTGGCCTTGTTGGGCAGCGCTTTGTTGTGGCTTACGCCCCGCCTGTTTGCCGAATCGTTCTACAACGCCAAGGACGCCGCTTTTCTGGCCCTGTTCACGCTGGCCATGTTTGCCCTGGCAAGGCTGATGCGCCGCCCCACGCTCGGCCGGGGCTTGCTGCACGGCGTTGCCACCGGGGCAGCCATTGCCCTGCGGGTAAACGGGGTGCTGCTGGTGCCGCTTACGTTGGCCGGCGTGCTGCTGGCCGCTTGGGCTACACCTAGGGCCCGCCGCCAGCGGCTCCTGAGCATGGGCGCCTGGCTACTCACGGCGGCCGGCGCTACGGTGCTGTTCTGGCCTTACTTGTGGGAGTCGCCGGTAGCGCATTTTGTTACGGCCTTTCGCAACCTGAGCCGCTTTTCGCGCTGGGATGGGCAAGTGCTTTACTTCAGCCACTTTGTGCGGGGCACCGAGCTACCCTGGCACTACGCCCCGGTTTGGATTCTGATTACCACTCCAGTAGCCTACACGCTGACCTTTGCCCTAGGTGCTGGTGCCTGGCTGCGCCGGTACCTGCCGCACCTAGGGCGCGTGCTGCGTACCTACGCCGGGTGGCTCGATTTGCTTACCTGGGCCTGGCTACTGGGCCCGCTGGTGGCGGTAGTGCTGTTCCGCTCGGTGCTGTACGACGGGTGGCGGCATTTGTATTTCGTGTACCCGGCTTTCCTGCTGCTGGCTTTGCAAGGGGTGCGGGCCTTGCAGCTGGCCCACCGGCAATGGCAGCGGCGGCTGGTGCGCCGCGTAGCGTTGGTAGGTGCTGGCCTGCTAGCCCTAGGTGCCGCCGAGCCTCTCGCGCGCATTGTGCTCGATCATCCGCATCAGCAGGTATACTTCAGCCTGTTGCCCGGCAGGGTGGTGGAGCAGCAGTTCGAGCGCGACTACTGGGGCCTGAGTTACCGCAAGGGCCTGGAGTGGATACTGGCCCACGATACCGCCGCCCGCATACCCGTATGCGCCCGCCCGCTCGATCCGGTGTACGTCAATACCCTTATCCTGTCCGGCGCCGACCGCCAGCGGCTTGTGCTGGCGCGCGACCACCAACAGGCGCGTTACTTTCTTACCAACTATCGCAACCACCCGCAGCCCTGGCCCGCCGAATACGGCCGCGAGGTGTACGCCGTGTGGGCCGATGGCATCAAGATACTCTCGGTGCTGCAGCGCCCGGTGCCGCGGCAGTAG
- a CDS encoding AsmA-like C-terminal region-containing protein: protein MRALKWFGYGLLSVLLLALGLAAALWLGEDRIINLFVTAANRHLRTPVQVQKLELSWREDFPRVSILLTNVRVGGSLPLDTVALARVRRLHCSFDAWDVLGGRYRIRTLTVEQGAVQVRLNQHGQPNYLVLRPDTAANGDEPLRFDFERVRVRNVAVSYADSSLRQRYTLHAHDLTAALRIAGDTVQVQATGPLRVEGLRVGPDTYFRQRELTVNTALAVNRATRQVRIQPSEVQVGPAVYTVAGTVGWRGPTQLALQLGGKNTDVQSLLALLPPRFSKPLAVYRSEGAVYFGGTVKGELSAKHYPRVDVRFGCRDASFVHPQTKQRIEHVFLTGAFRNGPQALARTAVLELSNIRGRLGGKPFSGSLSYRNFHDPYVRLNLRAELEVADALRFYPVAALHQASGQLRLEAQLAGNLRTFRQNPARAAGEASGELQLRNVSLRLRKLNLGLTQLNGSFLLRRNDVAVSNFTGRAGSSDFRLNGLFRNALGWLLLPRQPLRVEADVAARLLNLDELLQAGSSGPANGPAPRAATAANGYALQLPPNIDLDLNATVQQLRFRSFRARALSGAVRMHEQVLTSPGIALSAAAGRLQLRGTLDARQPGLLKVSTVASCQQVRLDSLFYAFEDFGQHFITSRHLRGQLSGTAEADMYFGPQLQPLTNKLEAEVRATVRHGELNNFGPAQQLSMLASREQLRRLRFDELTNTIYIQSRTVYVPDMEIRSNVRRASVIRVTGTHTFDQQMDYHLTIPLLPGLRRPVLAGADGSLAKGPDLLLRVWGNEDKFRVAYDRERAVARRREAGSPAPGGPAQAPAGNGGGATPAAAAPAVRSRPPTPAPPHQKKPASPQPGEYFEF, encoded by the coding sequence GTGCGGGCGCTAAAATGGTTTGGGTATGGGCTGCTGAGTGTGCTGCTGCTGGCGTTGGGGCTGGCTGCGGCCCTGTGGCTGGGCGAAGACCGCATCATTAATTTGTTTGTAACGGCCGCCAACCGGCACCTGCGCACACCGGTACAAGTGCAAAAGCTCGAGCTTTCGTGGCGCGAGGATTTCCCCCGGGTAAGCATTTTGCTCACCAATGTGCGGGTAGGCGGCTCTTTGCCGCTCGATACGGTGGCGCTGGCCCGCGTACGGCGGTTGCATTGCTCGTTTGATGCCTGGGATGTGCTCGGCGGCCGCTACCGCATCCGTACCCTTACGGTGGAGCAAGGCGCCGTGCAGGTGCGCCTCAACCAGCACGGGCAGCCGAACTACCTCGTGCTTCGGCCCGATACGGCTGCCAACGGCGACGAGCCCCTGCGCTTCGATTTTGAGCGGGTGCGCGTGCGCAACGTGGCCGTGAGCTACGCCGACTCCTCGCTACGGCAGCGCTACACCCTGCACGCCCACGACCTGACGGCCGCCCTGCGCATTGCCGGCGACACGGTGCAGGTGCAGGCAACCGGGCCCTTGCGCGTGGAGGGCTTGCGCGTAGGCCCCGACACGTACTTCCGGCAGCGCGAGCTAACGGTAAACACGGCGCTGGCCGTAAACCGGGCCACCCGGCAGGTGCGTATTCAGCCCTCGGAGGTGCAGGTGGGGCCGGCCGTATACACGGTGGCGGGCACGGTAGGCTGGCGCGGACCCACGCAGCTGGCCCTGCAGCTCGGCGGCAAAAACACCGACGTGCAAAGCCTGCTCGCCCTGCTGCCGCCTAGGTTCAGCAAGCCCCTGGCAGTGTACCGCAGCGAAGGCGCGGTGTACTTTGGCGGCACCGTAAAGGGCGAATTATCGGCCAAGCACTACCCGCGGGTAGATGTGCGCTTCGGCTGCCGCGACGCCTCTTTTGTGCACCCTCAAACCAAGCAGCGCATCGAGCATGTGTTCCTGACCGGGGCTTTCCGCAACGGGCCGCAAGCCCTGGCGCGCACGGCTGTGCTGGAGCTGAGCAACATTCGCGGGCGCCTAGGTGGCAAACCGTTTAGCGGCAGCCTTAGCTACCGCAACTTCCACGACCCCTACGTGCGGCTGAACCTGCGGGCCGAGCTGGAGGTGGCCGATGCACTGCGCTTTTACCCGGTGGCCGCCCTGCACCAAGCCAGCGGCCAATTGCGCCTCGAGGCACAGCTGGCAGGCAACCTGCGCACGTTCAGGCAAAACCCCGCCCGGGCAGCGGGGGAGGCCTCGGGCGAGCTGCAATTGCGCAACGTGAGCTTACGCCTGCGCAAACTAAACCTAGGGCTGACGCAGCTGAACGGCAGCTTTTTGCTGCGCCGCAACGACGTGGCAGTTAGCAACTTTACCGGGCGGGCCGGTAGCTCTGATTTTCGCCTGAACGGTTTGTTTCGCAATGCGTTGGGCTGGCTGCTGTTGCCGCGGCAGCCCTTGCGCGTTGAGGCCGATGTAGCGGCGCGCCTGCTTAACCTCGATGAGCTGTTGCAGGCCGGGTCCTCCGGGCCGGCAAACGGCCCGGCACCTAGGGCCGCTACGGCTGCCAACGGCTACGCCCTGCAACTGCCCCCCAACATCGACCTCGACCTGAACGCCACCGTGCAGCAGCTGCGCTTTCGGAGCTTCCGGGCCCGGGCGCTGAGCGGGGCCGTGCGCATGCACGAGCAGGTGCTTACGTCGCCGGGTATTGCCCTTTCGGCGGCTGCCGGGCGCCTGCAGCTGCGCGGAACCCTCGATGCGCGCCAACCCGGGCTGCTGAAGGTGAGCACCGTGGCCTCGTGCCAGCAGGTACGGCTCGATAGTTTGTTTTACGCATTCGAGGATTTCGGCCAACACTTCATCACCAGCCGGCATTTGCGCGGACAGCTCAGCGGCACAGCCGAGGCCGATATGTATTTCGGGCCGCAGCTACAGCCCCTTACCAACAAACTGGAGGCCGAGGTGCGGGCCACGGTGCGGCACGGCGAGCTGAACAATTTTGGGCCGGCCCAGCAGCTGAGCATGCTGGCCAGCCGCGAGCAGCTGCGTCGCCTGCGCTTCGATGAGCTAACCAACACGATTTACATTCAGAGCCGCACGGTGTACGTGCCCGATATGGAAATCCGCTCCAACGTGCGCCGGGCCTCGGTTATTCGCGTTACGGGCACCCACACTTTCGATCAGCAGATGGATTACCACCTGACCATTCCGCTGTTGCCTGGGCTGCGCCGTCCCGTGCTGGCTGGCGCCGACGGCAGCCTGGCCAAAGGGCCCGATTTATTGCTGCGCGTGTGGGGCAACGAAGACAAGTTTCGGGTGGCCTACGACCGCGAAAGGGCAGTAGCCAGGCGGCGCGAAGCGGGCAGCCCGGCCCCGGGCGGCCCCGCGCAGGCCCCGGCAGGCAACGGCGGCGGTGCCACGCCCGCCGCTGCGGCGCCCGCCGTGCGCAGCCGCCCGCCAACGCCTGCGCCGCCGCACCAGAAAAAGCCCGCTTCGCCCCAGCCGGGCGAGTACTTCGAGTTCTGA
- a CDS encoding TerB family tellurite resistance protein yields MQPEEVFSQYSEQEKTAYLSVIASLATADRQATQHEAEFLQQMAQVAGLSAQGTQYVLNAAQDSTNESIKGNLDVLRNSNLRYSLVTDLVGFARADGAYSNEEEAMVNKMASYLGLNQQQVSTIENVVSQTQQAQAQNPQQAPQGLMDSLGDKLRSVGIPPQAALTGLLAVAAPMVLSRVMGGNRGGMGGGLMGGGGGTLGGLLGGAAASMGGAGTMGGLLGGLLNSGGLGGMLGGATGGYGTRPAGYGVPGGGLGGLMSVLGGLGGGAHMGPRSTGGGGLGGLMGGGMGSLLGGLLGGR; encoded by the coding sequence ATGCAACCCGAAGAAGTATTTAGCCAGTATTCCGAGCAAGAAAAAACCGCTTACCTCAGCGTAATTGCCAGCTTAGCCACGGCCGACCGCCAGGCTACGCAGCACGAGGCCGAGTTTCTGCAGCAAATGGCGCAGGTGGCCGGCCTCTCGGCCCAGGGCACGCAGTACGTGCTCAACGCTGCCCAGGACTCGACCAACGAAAGCATCAAAGGCAACCTCGATGTGCTGCGCAACAGCAACCTGCGCTACTCGTTGGTAACCGATTTGGTAGGCTTTGCCCGGGCCGATGGCGCTTACTCCAACGAGGAAGAAGCCATGGTAAACAAAATGGCTTCTTACCTAGGCCTCAACCAGCAGCAAGTGAGCACCATCGAAAATGTGGTGTCGCAAACGCAGCAGGCGCAGGCCCAAAACCCGCAGCAAGCCCCGCAAGGCCTTATGGATTCGCTCGGCGATAAGCTGCGCTCGGTGGGCATTCCGCCCCAGGCCGCGCTTACGGGCCTGTTGGCAGTGGCTGCTCCCATGGTGCTTTCGCGCGTGATGGGCGGCAACCGCGGCGGCATGGGCGGTGGCCTGATGGGCGGCGGTGGCGGTACCCTAGGTGGGTTGCTCGGCGGGGCAGCTGCCTCCATGGGCGGCGCCGGCACCATGGGCGGCTTGCTGGGCGGCCTGCTCAACAGCGGCGGCCTGGGCGGTATGCTCGGCGGCGCAACCGGCGGCTACGGCACACGCCCGGCCGGCTACGGCGTGCCCGGCGGTGGCTTGGGCGGCCTTATGTCGGTACTGGGTGGCCTGGGCGGCGGCGCACACATGGGCCCGCGCAGCACCGGTGGCGGCGGCCTGGGCGGCCTGATGGGCGGCGGCATGGGCAGCCTGCTCGGCGGCTTGCTGGGCGGCCGATAA
- a CDS encoding mechanosensitive ion channel family protein has protein sequence MSTKEFLNQQFLGNTIGQYLLCGAILLLGFGLRRLLSRIVSSIFFRIIKRHTAGVSEKELNDFLIQPLSVVLFLFTLFLAFNVLDYPASVTHDLARSVTWPKRLAFAIYQIGVISALAWVVLRLIDFAELVYRRRAELLTSTNTRLDAQFIPFAKDFAKVMILIFAFLVMLGQVFNVNVTALIGGLGIGGLAVAFAAKESLENLIASFTIFLDRPFQVGDLVTVGGITGTVEKVGFRSTRLRTAEKSYVTVPNKSMIDKPLDNLSLRTARRVSFTLNFGHETSREQLLGIAADLRTYLHEHPLIMPEEVQIKLAALTQTGRDLSVQYFVQVATYDEYLTVKEAVNYRILEIVEEHDGVFATNTTVVRMVTDPGITSGTGQASDGSII, from the coding sequence ATGAGCACCAAGGAGTTTCTGAACCAGCAGTTTTTAGGCAACACCATCGGGCAATACTTGCTCTGCGGCGCCATTTTGCTGTTGGGTTTTGGCTTGCGCCGGCTGTTGTCGCGCATTGTTTCGAGCATCTTCTTCCGCATCATCAAGCGCCATACGGCGGGCGTATCAGAAAAAGAGCTGAACGACTTCCTGATTCAGCCCCTCTCGGTGGTGCTGTTTCTGTTCACGTTGTTTCTGGCCTTCAACGTGCTCGATTACCCGGCCTCCGTTACACACGATTTGGCCCGCAGCGTAACCTGGCCCAAACGCCTGGCCTTTGCCATTTACCAGATCGGGGTGATATCAGCTTTGGCGTGGGTGGTGCTGCGCCTTATTGATTTTGCCGAGCTGGTGTACCGCCGGCGGGCCGAGCTGCTTACCTCTACCAATACCCGCCTCGATGCGCAGTTCATCCCGTTCGCGAAGGACTTTGCGAAGGTGATGATCCTGATTTTCGCGTTTCTGGTGATGCTGGGCCAGGTGTTCAACGTGAACGTAACGGCCCTGATTGGCGGTCTGGGCATCGGCGGTTTAGCCGTGGCCTTTGCGGCCAAGGAAAGCCTCGAAAATCTGATTGCCTCCTTCACCATCTTCCTCGACCGGCCTTTTCAGGTAGGCGACCTGGTAACGGTGGGCGGCATCACGGGCACGGTAGAGAAAGTAGGATTCCGGAGCACCCGCCTGCGCACGGCCGAAAAAAGCTACGTAACGGTGCCCAACAAGTCGATGATCGACAAGCCGCTCGACAACCTCTCGTTGCGCACGGCGCGCCGGGTAAGCTTCACCCTCAACTTCGGCCACGAAACCAGCCGCGAGCAGCTGCTGGGCATTGCGGCCGATTTGCGCACCTACCTGCACGAGCACCCGCTTATTATGCCCGAGGAAGTGCAGATTAAGCTGGCTGCCCTTACCCAAACCGGCCGCGACCTATCGGTGCAGTACTTTGTGCAGGTAGCCACCTACGACGAGTACCTCACGGTAAAAGAAGCCGTGAACTACCGCATCCTGGAGATAGTGGAAGAGCACGACGGTGTATTTGCCACCAACACCACGGTAGTGCGCATGGTAACCGACCCGGGCATCACCTCCGGTACCGGCCAAGCCTCCGATGGCTCCATCATTTGA
- a CDS encoding Glu/Leu/Phe/Val dehydrogenase dimerization domain-containing protein, translated as MRDLLVTFENKRPEIVFEWKDSETEAEGWVVINSLRGGAAGGGTRMRKGLDKREVESLAKTMEVKFTVSGPAIGGAKSGINFDPQDPRKRGVLERWYRAVIPLLKNYYGTGGDLNVDEIHEVIPITEDYGLWHPQEGVVTGHYRASEPQKIQKVGQLRQGVIKVVEDEQFTPDRARRYTVADLITGYGVAEAVRHYYRLWPEQEVAGKRAIIQGWGNVGAAAAYYLAQQGAIITGIIDRAGGLLKPEGFTFEEIRALLLNRQGNALSADNLLPFQEVNEKIWSSGAEIFVPAAASRLVTREQVEQLLAGGLEVISCGANVPFADPEIFFGPTGEFADAHTAVVPDFIANCGMARVFAYLMETNAEITDQAIFADISRTILRALERTHSQGHTNQVARTSFELALRQLV; from the coding sequence ATGCGCGACTTACTCGTCACCTTCGAGAACAAACGCCCCGAAATCGTATTTGAGTGGAAAGACTCCGAAACCGAGGCCGAGGGCTGGGTGGTGATTAACTCGCTGCGGGGCGGCGCGGCCGGCGGCGGCACCCGCATGCGCAAGGGCCTCGATAAGCGCGAGGTAGAAAGCCTGGCCAAAACCATGGAGGTGAAGTTCACCGTGTCGGGCCCGGCCATCGGGGGCGCCAAATCGGGCATCAACTTCGATCCGCAGGACCCGCGCAAGCGCGGAGTGCTGGAGCGCTGGTACCGCGCCGTAATTCCGCTGCTGAAGAACTACTACGGCACCGGCGGCGACCTGAACGTGGACGAGATTCATGAGGTAATCCCGATTACGGAGGACTACGGCCTGTGGCACCCGCAGGAAGGCGTAGTTACGGGCCACTACCGCGCCAGCGAGCCGCAGAAGATTCAGAAGGTTGGCCAGTTGCGGCAAGGCGTAATTAAGGTGGTAGAGGACGAGCAGTTTACGCCCGACCGCGCCCGCCGCTACACCGTGGCCGACCTGATTACCGGCTACGGCGTGGCCGAGGCCGTGCGCCACTACTACCGCCTGTGGCCCGAGCAAGAGGTAGCGGGCAAGCGCGCCATTATTCAGGGCTGGGGCAACGTAGGGGCCGCCGCAGCTTACTACCTGGCGCAGCAAGGCGCCATTATCACCGGCATCATCGACCGGGCCGGTGGTTTGCTGAAGCCCGAAGGTTTCACGTTCGAGGAAATTCGGGCGCTGCTGCTCAACCGCCAGGGCAACGCGCTTTCGGCCGACAACCTGCTGCCCTTCCAGGAGGTGAACGAGAAGATCTGGTCGTCGGGCGCCGAAATATTTGTGCCGGCAGCGGCTTCGCGCCTCGTTACGCGCGAGCAAGTAGAGCAGCTGCTGGCCGGCGGGCTCGAGGTAATCAGCTGCGGCGCCAACGTGCCCTTCGCCGACCCGGAAATTTTCTTCGGCCCCACCGGCGAGTTTGCCGATGCCCACACGGCCGTAGTACCCGATTTTATTGCCAACTGCGGCATGGCACGCGTATTTGCCTACCTGATGGAGACGAACGCCGAAATCACCGACCAGGCCATTTTCGCCGACATTTCGCGCACCATCTTACGCGCCTTGGAGCGCACGCACTCGCAGGGGCACACCAACCAGGTAGCGCGCACCTCGTTCGAGCTGGCGCTGCGCCAACTCGTATAA